CGGATCCGCCTCTTCGGGCTCCTCCTGCTGGGGCGCCTCGGGCGTCTCGGAGGGCAGCGGCGCCGCGGAGACGGTGGGCGCCGGGGCCATCGCGGACGGGCTGGCGCTCGGCAGGGCGGTCGTACCGGCCTGTTGGAGGTCGCTCGCGGCGCTGACGACCTTGGGCTGGTAGGCGAACCACAGCGTCACGAAGGTGATCGCCAGCGCCACGGCCACCCCGAGGCAGGTGGCGAGCCAGCCCGGCAGGAACCCCCGCTGGACGTAGGTGCCGTCGACGGACTGCGGTGCCACGCCCGACCGTTGGACGGCGAGCGCGTACGGTCTCTCCTCCTTCGACCCGAACCAGATGATCTGCCGGGGCTTCAGCGTTGCCTTCACGAACGCGGCACGACCGGGCTCGATCTGCACGTTGCTCGGGTGGATGTCGTACGACAGCTGATCGCCGTTGTCGCTGCCGCTGACCGACGCGGTGACCTTCGTGTTGCCGAGGTTGTCGATGGCGAGCTGCGGCCGGCCCCGCAGACGTCCCTTCACGGTCGGCGGGACGAGTTCCGCCCTGACCTCCGTGAACGGCGTGATCGTCAGGTTCCCCTCGGGGACGGTGGTCGCCTCCGGGTGCTGTGTCGGCGTGATCCGCACCGCGTACGGGTTGGGCCCGGCCGTCGCGTCCGGGGTGCGCGGAGGGGCGAACGTCAGCTCCACCGTGCCCGTCGTCCCCGGGTAGAGCCGCAGGGTCTGCGGCTCCACGGTCGTCCACGGCGCGACGTCACCGACCGGCTCGAACCGGTACTCGTCGACCACGTCACCGGTGTTGCGCAGCCGCAGCCGTACGGTCGTACTGCTCCCCGGGTCCACGGTCGCGGAGGCGGGTTCGAGCGAAGTCCAAAGGCTCACAGAGGGACGCTACGCGACCGGACGTGTGCGGTCAGGAGTCGTCGGGGCAGGACCTGCTGCCCCGACGGCCACCCGGCCCCGCCCCAACGGCCTTGTCACACGGTGAACTTGACGGCTTCGAGCCAGATGCCGTTGTCCAGGGTGCCGCCGAAGATGTAGCGCTCTCCTTCGCCGGGCTTGTCGCAGGCCAGGTTCTGCCAGCCCCTGTCCTTCTGGTGGACCGACTGGCAGACCCCTCGGGCGCCGTCGTCGACGTTGATGGTGAAGCCCAGCATGGCCGGGGCGTCCTTCTTGGAGTCGCCGATGTAGTTGTCCAGGCCGTCGGGCGCACCCGACCAGGGCTCCACGTAATGCCCCTGACCGTTCGTCGAGCCGGGGTTGTGGACGAAGGCGGCGCTGGCGGTGCCGCCCACGCCGGACACCGCGATGTTGAGGGCCGTGAGCGGCCTGGCCTGGCCCACCGTGCCGGCCGTGTCGCCGTCGCACTCCGGGGACGTCCAGCCCTTGCCCTTCACGAAGGCGCGGTAGCAGACGTGCCGGCCGCCGGGGTCGGACGCGGCGAGCTGCCGTACGGCGGTCGCGGCTGTCGGCGCCTTCTTCGGCTGCTCCTCGTCCCCGCCGCCGGAGCCGCCACCCCCGCCGCCGCTTCCGCTCCCGCTCTCGCCGGCGCCGTCGCTCTTCGGCTCCTCCGTCTGCGGCGGCGCCGAGGAGACGGGCGGCGGGGTGGGCGTGGGCGGTGCGGGGGCCGACAGGCTCGGCGAGGGGGAGGGCGGCAGCGTACTGACGCCGGCCTCCCGCAGCTCCGTGGTGGCGCTGACGACCTTCGGCTGGTAGGCGAGCCACAGCGTCAGGAACGTGATGGCGAGCGCCAGGAGGATGCCGAGGCAGGTGGCGAGCCAGCCCGGCAGGAAGCTCCGCTGCACATAGGTGCCCTCGACGTCGAGCGGAGTCACCCCCGACCGCTTCACCGCGAAGGTGTAGGGCCGCTCCTCCTTCGACCCGAACCAGATGATCTGCCGGGGCTTCAGCGTGGCCTTCACGAACGCGGCACGGCCGGGCTCGATCTGCACGTTGCTCGGGTGGATGTCGTACGACAGCTGATCGCCGTTGTCGCTGCCGCTGACCGACGCGGTGACCTTGGTGTTGCCGAGGTTGTCCACGGCGAGCTTCGGCCGGCCCCGCAGGCGTCCCTTCACGGTCGGCGGCACGAGTTCCGCCCGCACCTCCGTGAACGGCGTGATCGTCAGGTTCCCCTCGGGAACGGTCGTCGCCTCCGGATGCTCGGTCGGCAGGATCCGCACCGCGTACGCGTTCGGGCCGGCCGTCGCGTCCGGGGTGCGCGGCGGCGCGAACGTCAGCTCCACCGACCCCGTGGTGCCCGGGTACAACCGGAGCGTCTGCGGCTCCACGGTCGTCCACGGCGCGATGTCACCGACCGGCTCGAAGCGGTACTCGTCGACCACGTCACCGGTGTTGCGCAGCCGCAGCCGTACGGTCGTACTGCTCCCCGGGTCGACGGTCGCGGAGGCGGGTTCGAGGGAAGTCCAAAGGCTCACACCGGGACGCTACGGCAGTGCCCGGCGGCGGGTCAGAGACGCCGGGGCAGCCTTCCGTGCCTCAAGGGGCAGCCTCCGTACCGGTTCCCCGGCCGACGTGGGGCGGCGGTCAGCCCTTGCCCTTGACCTTCGTGACCGTGGCGTTGGAGATGTCCACGGAGTTGGGCAGCATCGCCTGCGGGCGCAACAGGTCCCGGAGCAGGAAGTCCATCAGCTCGGCGCCGCTCATGGCCTTGAGCCGCTGGGCCAGCGGCGGATTGGCCTGCTCGAAGCGGATGATCTCCACGATCGCGCGCTCGACCAGACCGGGGAGGATGTCCGAGCCGGCGAGGATGTTCTTGTGGAGGAGTTCGGGCCGCTTGATCTCCTTCTCCGGGCCGTAGACCATCTCGTCCCCGGGCACCGTGAGCGCGAGCTGTCGCGCGAGCATGTGCGCCTGCTGCTCCTCCGCGTTCTGGATGTCCGAGAAGGCGGTGACCATGCCCATCAGGGCGTCCCCCTCGATCTCGCCCCGCTTGAACTCGCGCACCGGCTGGTACCCGGCCTGCTCTTTCGCCCGCTCGTGCTGACCCGACTTCGCCTTGTGCTCCGGCAGGTCCGGCCGGTTCGCGGGGGCGATGAGTTTGGGGTAGTCGCGCTGGATGAAGTCGCTCAGCATGATCCAGCCCTCGCTCACCAGCCGGCCGATGCCGACCTCCAGCCGGATCTCGCCGAACCGGGGAGCGCGGTCCGTCTTGCCCCTGGGCTCGATGTAGAAGAAGACGAAGCCGTCGTTGCCGAGCACCAACTCGTCGACGTTCATGGTGTTGTTCTCGGCGTCGCCCAGCTCCGACTTCGGCTTCAGCTTCTTCTCCGAGGCGAGCATCGCGTCGGCCCGCTCCTGCTGGGTGTAGTGGGCGAGCACGCTGTTGTTCAGCTCGTTCTCCAGCTTGGCCCTGACGTCCTTGACCCACGCCTTGCCACCCGCGCCGCCGATCTCCTTCGTGAGCTCCGCGCGGTTCAGCTCCGACATCTCCCGGACGTAACCGAAGCCGGACATGCGGAAGTTCACCGTGCTCTGGGCGAACTGGGGGTCCTTCCACATGGTGCCCCGGTCGGTCATGGCCTTGTACGGCGCCGCCGCCGCTTCCGGCATGCGCCCGTCGCGATCGACCTGCTTGCCCACGACGTCCATCTCGGCGCGGACGGCGGCGAGCACCTGCTCCAGATAGCGCAGGTCACCGGGGAGCGCGCCCTCACGCATCGGCAGGGCGAGCATCTGGATGTTCGCCAGCTCCGTCATGCAGTGCGTCGGGTCGCGGACCGTGGACCGGTCGTAGGCGAGGACGGCCTCCTTCACCGGTGCCACCGCCTCGGAGACGGGCTTGTCCTTGATCCAGCCGGCGAACCGGCCGGTCAGCGACTTCGCGGGGGCGTTCGCCACGCTCTCCAGCGTCTCGAGCCCCTTGCGCTGGACCGCCGGCCCGGCCGGCGCACCCGACACACCCGGCGCTCCCGCGCGCCGCGAGGCGTCCGTCGCGCGCTGGACGGGTCCGGGCCCGCCCATGACCCGCCGGGCGGTGGCCTCCGCCTCCTTCTCGGCCCAGTCGGAAGGGTCGGAGACACGCAGGCCGGAACCGTCGTCCGTACCGGGCACCGCGCCGCGCCGCTGCTGGCGGACGTGGTCCAGCTCATGGGCGAGGGTGTGCTTGTCCCGGCCGTCCCACACCACATGGGAGCCGGAGGTGTACGCCCGCGCCCCGATCTCCGCCGCGGACCGTTGGGCCACGGTGTCGGTGTGGACGCGTACGGCGCTGAAGTCCTCGCCGTCGAACCGGCCCTCCATCTCGCTGCGCAGCGACGGGTCCAGCGGCTGTCCCGAGGTGCGCAGGACCTGGTGCACGGCGGAGCGCTGCACCGGGGCGTCGGGTCCGCAGGCCGCGCTGTGCCGGTGGCGCTGCTCCTCGACGGCGCGGGCCACCGCCGCGTTGCCCGCGGCGCGTTGCAGGGCCAGGAGCGCGGCGGCGGGCCCCGGTGGCGGGACGCGACCGGGCCTTCGTTCGTCTCCCGCCCGGCCTCGCTCCCTGTCGTTCGCTCCGTTCCGCTCGCGCACCGGTGCTCCTCGGCTCGACGACAACTGCTCCGGTCGACCAGGCTTACCGGACCGGCCCCCACCCCGGAAGGTACTCGGGGGCAGTCCTGGGGGCAGGGAGAGCCGCCGTTGCCCCCACGTGTGCCCCTGCGGGCAACGGCACTGCCCCCGTCCCGGCCCTCCGGGACGTTTCGGGGGACGCGCTTCGCGCGTGAGGGTGAGAGGCGACCTGTCTCGTACCCCAAGGAGAGCAGAGCATGCCGTCCTACCTGTCGCCGGGCGTCTACGTCGAGGAGGTGGCCAGCGGCTCGCGTCCCATCGAGGGTGTGGGCACCTCGGTGGCCGCCTTCGTCGGCCTGGCCCCGACCGGTCCGCTGAACGAGCCGACCCTGGTGACCAACTGGTCCCAGTTCGTCGCGGCCTTCGGCGAGTTCACCGACGGCTACTACCTCGCGCACTCGGTGTACGGGTTCTTCAACAACGGCGGCAGCGCCGCGTACGTCGTCCGCGTGGGCGGCACGGCCCAGGACGGCGCGTCCGCCGGTTCTCCGGCCGCCGTGACGGGGTCCGCCGCGCCGGCCGCGCTCCCGCCGGGCGAGCCGAAGCAGCTGGGCACGTTCAGTGTGACCGCCATCGCGGGCGGTTCCCTCAGCGTCGAGGTCGCCGACCCCGAGGGCGAGGGCCCCGCCGAGCGCTTCAAACTGATCGTCAAGGACGGCGACAAGCCGGTCGAGACCTTCGACGTGACCGCCAAGAAGGGCGGCCGCAACTACGTCGTCACCCAGGTCAAGGAGCGCTCCAAGCTCATCACGGTCACGGAGACGGCGCCGGCCGCGCAGCTCGCGCGCCCCGACAACCAGACCGTGGCCCTGGCGGCCCCCGCCGCACCGGCCGCCGTCGCGCCCGCCGGGAACGACGACGCCCACCCCGGCCCGGCCGAGTACCTCGGTGACTCCGCCGACCGCACCGGCTTCGGCGGTCTGGAGGCCGTGGACGAGATCTCCATGGTCGCGGTGCCCGACCTGATGGCCGCCTACCAGCGGGGCGCGATCGACCTGGAGGCCGTCAAGGCGGTCCAGCTCGGTCTGATCGCGCACTGCGAGCTGATGGGCGACCGGGTCGCCGTCATCGACCCGCCGCCCGGCCTCAACGCCCGGCAGATCCGGGTCTGGCGCCAGGAGACCGCCGGCTACGACTCCAAGTACGCCGCCCTGTACTACCCCTGGATCAAGGTCTTCGACCCGGCCAGCGGTCAGTCGAAGGTGATCCCGCCGAGCGGTCACGTGGCCGGTGTCTGGGCCCGCAACGACTTCGAGCGCGGGGTGCACAAGGCGCCCGCCAACGAGGTCGTACGCGGCGCGGTGGACCTCGAACTCCAGATCACCCGGGGCGAGCAGGACCTGCTCAACCCCATCGGCGTCAACTGCATCCGCGCCTTCCCGGGCCGTGGCATCCGCGTCTGGGGCGCCCGCACCATGTCCTCGGACCCGGCGTGGCGCTACCTCAACATCCGCCGGTACTTCAACTACCTGGAGGAGTCGATCCTGATCGGCACCCAGTGGGTGGTCTTCGAGCCGAACGACCACGCGCTGTGGGCCCGGATCCGGCGCAACGTCTCCGCGTTCCTGGTCAACGAGTGGCGCCAGGGCGCCCTGTTCGGCCAGCGGCCCGAGGACGCGTACTACGTCAAGTGCGACGAGGAGACCAACCCGCCGGAGTCGGTCGACCTCGGCCGGGTCATCTGCGAGATCGGTATCGCCCCGGTGAAGCCCGCCGAGTTCGTGATCTTCCGGCTGGCCCAGTTCTCCAGCGGCAGCGGCGAGTTGGAGGAGTAGGCCGCCCCCGGCCCGCCCCAGCCGCGTCCGTGCACCAGCCGTTCCGCAAGCCCCTTGCCCCTGCCCCTTAGAAGGACACAGAACAGATGAGCCTCGCGCCGGGTGACGCCCTTACTTCACACAATTTCGGCCTGCAGATCGACGGGGTGATGGTCGAGTACCTCGCGGAGGTCAGCGGCCTCACCCTCGAACAGGACGTCATCACGTACCAGCAGAACTCCGCCCAGGGCCGGCCCGAGGTCAACCTTCTGCCCGGTGTGCAGAAGAACGGGCAGTGCACCGTGGTCCGCGGTATGACCCAGTCGGCCGCGTTCAACACGTGGATCAACGACTCGATCAACGGTCAGATGGGCTCGGCGCGGAAGAACGCGTCGATCATCATGATGGATTACCAGAACAACCCGGTGAAGCGGTACAACATGCGCAACGCCTGGTGCAGCAAGATCGACGCGAGCACCCTCAAGGCCGGCGAGGCGTCCGCGCTCACCGAGACCGTGACCATCGTCTTCGAAGAACTGGTCATCGAGTAATGCGGCGTACGGCTGGCAGGGCGGGCGCGATGACGGTGACGGGGCAGGAGGAGGCGGCTTCCGCCGCGTCCCCCTTCCCCACCACCGCCGCTCCCGTCGCCGCGCCGGAACCGGCGGCTGCTCCGGCTGTCGCGCCGGTGGCGCAGCGGCTGCGGACGGAGTTCCCGTTCGAACTGCCGCGCGGCTACGTCGACGAGGCGGGGAACGTTCACCGGGAGGGCGTGATGCGTCTCGCCACCGCCCGGGACGAGTTGATCCCGCTCCGCGACGTCCGGGTCCAGGAGAACCCGGCGTATCTGTCGGTCGTGCTGCTCGGCCGGGTCATCACCCGGCTGGGCAATCTGCCGATGGTCCACGACGGGATCGTGGAGAACATGTTCGCGTCCGACCTCGCCTTCCTTCAGGACTTCTACCGGCAGGTCAACGCGGAGGGCCACACCCGCGCGGCCGTGGAGTGCCCCCACTGCTCCGAGCCCTTCGAGGTCGAACTCGGCGGGAGCCGCCTGGGGGAATCGTGACGTACGCGACCGACCGGCTGCACGAGGAGATCGCGTACGTCGCCTTCCACTTCCACTGGAGCTTCGAGGAGATCCTCGACCTCGAACACCACGACCGCCGCCGCTACACCGAACAGATCGCGTCCCTCGTGACACGGGGCGGGTCGGAGGGCTGAACACGTGGGCTTCATGGATCGCCTGCGGGGCGCCGCCGGGTCGGCGGCGCGCCGGGGTGGGGTTGACGGCGGTGCGTCGGCCGGCGGGGCCGGGGGCGGTTCGGGTGCCGGGGCCGACGCGAGTGCCGGGGCCGACACGGGTGCCGTGATCGGTTCGGATGCCGTGATCGGTTCGGGTGCCGCGGGTGCCTCGGTCGACGGGACCGCTTCGGTCGGTGGGGGCGCTTCCGGCGGTGGGGGCGCTTCCGGCGGTGGGGGTGCTTCCGGCGGTCGCGGTGGTTCCGGCGGTGGTTGGGAGGGGCTGGGCCCGATTCAGCGGGCCACCGGGGGGCGGGCCTCTGTCGCGGACGCCGGGTTCAGCGGGCGGTTGAGCACCTGGCAGAACCCGTCCTTCACCGGGACCCTGTCCCACGCCGTCCTGCCCGACGCGCCGGGTGGGCTGGTCAGGAACGTCCTCACCACGTCGGCGGCACCCGTCGCCGGCCTGGAACTGCCTTCGCGCACCCTGCCGGTGGCGAGCGCCGAGCCGAACGGCGAGCCGGAGGCCCCGCCCTCCACGTCCACGTCGGTCGACCCTCGGCCTGTGCGGCGAGCCCCGTACCGGGTCACGCCGACCCGTCCGACCGGCCCCCGGGTCACCCCCGCACCGCCCCACGCCACCCGGCCTACCCCGTTGACCAAGGCCCCCGCCTCACCGGCCGTCCAGCGCCGGACACTGCCGACGGCACGGCCACAGGCCTCCGGGCCCGCCGGAGCACCGGAGGGTACGGCTACGGGGCCGACGACACCGGGGGGTGCGTCGCCCGGGCGGGCGGCGGCGGACGGCTCCTCGTCCGGGCCCATGACTTCCGGTGGCTCCGCGTCACCGCGTCCGGCGCCGGCCGTCCCGTCGGCGCGTACGGCATCCGCGGGAAGCGGGACGGGCCCTGCGGACTCGGGTACGGGCCCGGTCGGCACGTCGGGCGGCGCAGCCGACGCCGCCTCCGGAAGCACCACCGCCGACCCCGGGCGCGCGGGGCTCGCCATCCAGCGGGCGATGCCTGACACCGCCGCCGGTACGACGCCGAACTCCGGCCGAACGTCGGCGAACCCCGACCGTACGGTGTCGAACCCCGCCGACGCGGCGACGAAGTCCAGCCGTGCGACGTCGAACTCCGCCGGCACCACGACGCAGCCCGCCCGCACCACGACGCAGCCCGCCCGCGCGACGACGAACTCCGTCGGCGCACCGACGAACGTCGGCCGTGTGACGGGGAATTCGGCCGGTACGGCGCCGGATTCCGCCAGTACGCCGACGAGCCCCCGTCGCACAGTGGGCGACACGGCCGGGATCGCGCCCCCGTCCGACGCCACGGGCAACCGGTCCGCGGGCGGCCCCACCCCCTCCGGACGGGGCGAGGTCAGCGTCCAGCGGGCGACGACGTCAGCCGGCGCCGCGTCGGGCACCCCCGTGCAGACTGGCGCCTCCCCTGCCGGCCCCGAACGGGGCATCGCCGGCCGACGGGCGGTCCCCGGGGTGGGCGCCGCAGCAGGCAACCCCGTCGGCGCGGGCTCCGACCCCGGCCCCGGCCCTGGGCACGGCGAGAAGCACGTCCAGCGGGCGACGACCGAGAACAGCGCCACGGCAGCCGACCCCGCCGGTACGACGACCGGCCCCACTGACACGCGCACCAACCGTTCCGGCATCCCGGTCACGCCTCGAAACGCGGACGTCGACCTCCAACGGGCGGTGACCGGTTCCGGCCCCACTTCAGCCGACCTCACCGGCACCCGTACCAACCCTGCCCACACCACGGCCACCCCCGGACCTTCCGAGCGCACCGTCCAACGCACAGCGACCGGTTCCAGCCGTACTGCGGCGAACACCACCGGCGCGGCGAACAGCAACCCCGCCGGAGCAGCGGACAGCGCTCACGCAGCGTCCGCCCGCCCCGGTGGCACGGCTTCCGGGACCGGCGACGCGGCGGCTGACGCCCGACCGTCCAGGGCCGCTCTCGGCAACCCGGCGGGCGCCACGCCCCTGACGTCGACGACTCACAGGACGACCCCCAGCGGCCCTGCCGCACGGACCCCCAACCCCGGCACCCCGTCCGTCGACGTTCAGCGCTCAGCGACCGGCCCCACGGGCGCACCGGCCACAGCCGACGCCGACAGCCCTGCCCACCCGCGTTCGGCCCCCGGGGCAACGGCGCCCGCCTCCGGGCCCGCCGCGACCGGCCCCTCCGACGTGCGGCGAGTGACGGCCGCCCCCAGCCGTACGGCAGCCACGCCACCCGGAGTCGGCGCCTCGGCTCCACACGACCGCAGCGCAACGGCAACGGACCTCGGCGGCACGGCGGTTGGCCCGACCGTC
The DNA window shown above is from Streptomyces akebiae and carries:
- a CDS encoding RICIN domain-containing protein, with protein sequence MSLWTSLEPASATVDPGSSTTVRLRLRNTGDVVDEYRFEPVGDVAPWTTVEPQTLRLYPGTTGTVELTFAPPRTPDATAGPNPYAVRITPTQHPEATTVPEGNLTITPFTEVRAELVPPTVKGRLRGRPQLAIDNLGNTKVTASVSGSDNGDQLSYDIHPSNVQIEPGRAAFVKATLKPRQIIWFGSKEERPYALAVQRSGVAPQSVDGTYVQRGFLPGWLATCLGVAVALAITFVTLWFAYQPKVVSAASDLQQAGTTALPSASPSAMAPAPTVSAAPLPSETPEAPQQEEPEEADPGPDSGSDAGSGSGSGSGSGSGGSGSGSDQEPDTKETTKKPSAAKGFAIIGRGSNRCVDVTDAQNGKGKDGTPLQIWDCAGSANQKWDFRGDGTVRSLGLCMDVAWGSRDDGAVIQLARCSGNPAQQFVLSTEGDLVNPQADKCVDVKDNGTRNGADLQLWTCAGTPNQKWRVK
- a CDS encoding hydrolase, with the translated sequence MSLWTSLEPASATVDPGSSTTVRLRLRNTGDVVDEYRFEPVGDIAPWTTVEPQTLRLYPGTTGSVELTFAPPRTPDATAGPNAYAVRILPTEHPEATTVPEGNLTITPFTEVRAELVPPTVKGRLRGRPKLAVDNLGNTKVTASVSGSDNGDQLSYDIHPSNVQIEPGRAAFVKATLKPRQIIWFGSKEERPYTFAVKRSGVTPLDVEGTYVQRSFLPGWLATCLGILLALAITFLTLWLAYQPKVVSATTELREAGVSTLPPSPSPSLSAPAPPTPTPPPVSSAPPQTEEPKSDGAGESGSGSGGGGGGSGGGDEEQPKKAPTAATAVRQLAASDPGGRHVCYRAFVKGKGWTSPECDGDTAGTVGQARPLTALNIAVSGVGGTASAAFVHNPGSTNGQGHYVEPWSGAPDGLDNYIGDSKKDAPAMLGFTINVDDGARGVCQSVHQKDRGWQNLACDKPGEGERYIFGGTLDNGIWLEAVKFTV
- a CDS encoding eCIS core domain-containing protein; translated protein: MRERNGANDRERGRAGDERRPGRVPPPGPAAALLALQRAAGNAAVARAVEEQRHRHSAACGPDAPVQRSAVHQVLRTSGQPLDPSLRSEMEGRFDGEDFSAVRVHTDTVAQRSAAEIGARAYTSGSHVVWDGRDKHTLAHELDHVRQQRRGAVPGTDDGSGLRVSDPSDWAEKEAEATARRVMGGPGPVQRATDASRRAGAPGVSGAPAGPAVQRKGLETLESVANAPAKSLTGRFAGWIKDKPVSEAVAPVKEAVLAYDRSTVRDPTHCMTELANIQMLALPMREGALPGDLRYLEQVLAAVRAEMDVVGKQVDRDGRMPEAAAAPYKAMTDRGTMWKDPQFAQSTVNFRMSGFGYVREMSELNRAELTKEIGGAGGKAWVKDVRAKLENELNNSVLAHYTQQERADAMLASEKKLKPKSELGDAENNTMNVDELVLGNDGFVFFYIEPRGKTDRAPRFGEIRLEVGIGRLVSEGWIMLSDFIQRDYPKLIAPANRPDLPEHKAKSGQHERAKEQAGYQPVREFKRGEIEGDALMGMVTAFSDIQNAEEQQAHMLARQLALTVPGDEMVYGPEKEIKRPELLHKNILAGSDILPGLVERAIVEIIRFEQANPPLAQRLKAMSGAELMDFLLRDLLRPQAMLPNSVDISNATVTKVKGKG
- a CDS encoding phage tail sheath subtilisin-like domain-containing protein, with the translated sequence MPSYLSPGVYVEEVASGSRPIEGVGTSVAAFVGLAPTGPLNEPTLVTNWSQFVAAFGEFTDGYYLAHSVYGFFNNGGSAAYVVRVGGTAQDGASAGSPAAVTGSAAPAALPPGEPKQLGTFSVTAIAGGSLSVEVADPEGEGPAERFKLIVKDGDKPVETFDVTAKKGGRNYVVTQVKERSKLITVTETAPAAQLARPDNQTVALAAPAAPAAVAPAGNDDAHPGPAEYLGDSADRTGFGGLEAVDEISMVAVPDLMAAYQRGAIDLEAVKAVQLGLIAHCELMGDRVAVIDPPPGLNARQIRVWRQETAGYDSKYAALYYPWIKVFDPASGQSKVIPPSGHVAGVWARNDFERGVHKAPANEVVRGAVDLELQITRGEQDLLNPIGVNCIRAFPGRGIRVWGARTMSSDPAWRYLNIRRYFNYLEESILIGTQWVVFEPNDHALWARIRRNVSAFLVNEWRQGALFGQRPEDAYYVKCDEETNPPESVDLGRVICEIGIAPVKPAEFVIFRLAQFSSGSGELEE
- a CDS encoding phage tail protein, whose amino-acid sequence is MSLAPGDALTSHNFGLQIDGVMVEYLAEVSGLTLEQDVITYQQNSAQGRPEVNLLPGVQKNGQCTVVRGMTQSAAFNTWINDSINGQMGSARKNASIIMMDYQNNPVKRYNMRNAWCSKIDASTLKAGEASALTETVTIVFEELVIE
- a CDS encoding DUF6760 family protein, which codes for MTYATDRLHEEIAYVAFHFHWSFEEILDLEHHDRRRYTEQIASLVTRGGSEG